Proteins from one Leishmania infantum JPCM5 genome chromosome 21 genomic window:
- a CDS encoding putative U4/U6 small nuclear ribonuclear protein has product MAYHQSTYVRVAPSPRFKDSQTPASSELIQMRVQHMLPQTTQRAKERVGNLKRLYAVPHALLLREHATAMAETLHRLRLVKAVRNIKVLGAGGSSNAVAGALCLPFHSCAALPAVPAVVSGDSGSSSTSSARVLTGSADGLLTLWDAKHCTPLRSQSTYADSHGWGRVKSIVVHPRQQGGASAASATSFAFTASMFQRVVRVWRVTLSCGDSDAPDKDSGALLQPLTTASTTSAETVDSSSGGGVGGLQQLALDPTGALLAATHATGIVHVWDARAVLEGTSSSAAASPVADTSPLTHLYAQDGYETAGATLGIAFHPDGSLLTTSDAGGRIVAWDTRSGQLAFHTGGRVGGHLRAALCVAWSPCGVRVASGGGDGVVHLYDARKLSKAGLGPHNDAGGGAAPFQLLGHDDAVTSLSFYANPLSSGGRGALSQVLPIGLVTTSLDHTVRIWDADTGLCVRTLDAGMPLYAQCRPQLPPVSSRFASSTAIMVVGHSKNWLLYDVDTADEVVVAGGSGITVTENDIVVSAHGSAEDMRFSVLTSYASRLTNDNEETDSGSSDDDDEMMALRKKPLPSQGLVKSAAASALQNGGHDDEDDSDEDEMEMLRKTK; this is encoded by the coding sequence ATGGCCTATCACCAAAGCAcgtacgtgcgcgtggcgccgtcgccgcgcttcAAGGACTCGCAGACACCGGCGTCGAGTGAGCTCATCCAGATGCGGGTGCAGCACATGCTGCCGCAGACGACGCAGCGCGCGAAGGAGCGGGTGGGGAACCTGAAGAGACTCTATGCGgtgccgcacgcgctcctgctgcgcgagcacgCGACGGCTATGGCAGAGAccctccaccgcctgcgccttgTCAAGGCGGTGCGCAACATTAAAGTTCTAGGTGCCGGCGGCAGTAGCAACGCTGTCGCCGGCGCGCTCTGCTTGCCGTTCCACTcctgtgcagcgctgcccgccgtgccggcggtggtcagcggcgacagcgggtCTTCGAGTACTtcgtctgcgcgtgtgctgacCGGATCTGCAGATGGTCTCCTTACGCTGTGGGATGCAAAGCACTGCACCCCGCTGCGCAGCCAGTCCACGTACGCGGACTCGCACGGATGGGGCCGTGTCAAGTCGATTGTAGTTCacccgcggcagcagggCGGAGCAAGCGCGGCCTCGGCCACGTCGTTTGCGTTCACGGCGAGCATGTTTCAACgtgtcgtgcgtgtgtggcgggtGACGTTGAGTTGCGGTGACAGTGACGCGCCGGACAAAGACTCTGGTGCACTGCTACAGCCCCTGACAACAGCGTCCACCACGTCTGCCGAGACGGTGGACAGCAGctctggcggcggcgttggggGCCTACAGCAGCTTGCCCTGGACCCTACAggcgccctcctcgccgcaACGCACGCCACCGGGATCGTGCATGTGTGGGATGCGCGGGCTGTGCTCGAGGGCACGTCGTcgtccgcagcagcgagcccCGTCGCGGACACGTCTCCACTCACACATCTCTACGCGCAGGACGGCTACGAGACGGCGGGGGCCACCCTCGGCATCGCTTTTCATCCGGACGGCTCGCTGCTCACGACAAGCGATGCTGGCGGTCGCATTGTTGCCTGGGACACACGCAGCGGCCAGCTTGCCTTCCACACCGGCGGCCGGGTTGGCGGGCACCTGCGAGCCGCGCTGTGCGTGGCGTGGTCTCCTtgcggcgtgcgcgttgcgtcgggcggcggcgatggtgtcGTGCATCTCTACGATGCCCGTAAGCTGAGCAAGGCGGGGCTGGGGCCGCACAAcgacgccggtggcggcgctgccccgTTCCAGTTACTCGGCCACGACGACGCTGTCACGTCGCTGAGCTTTTATGCGAACCCCCTCAGCTCCGGTGGCCGTGGCGCCCTGAGCCAGGTGCTGCCGATCGGCTTGGTGACGACGTCGCTGGATCACACCGTCCGCATCTGGGATGCGGACACGGgactgtgcgtgcgcacccTAGATGCTGGCATGCCTCTCTACGCGCAGTGTCGACCGCAGCTCCCGCCAGTCTCCTCCCGCTTCGCTTCGTCCACGGCGATTATGGTGGTTGGGCACAGCAAGAACTGGCTGCTCTACGACGTCGATACGGCGGACGAGGTGGTCGTTGCGGGCGGCTCAGGCATCACGGTGACGGAGAACGACATCGTCGTCTCCGCCCACGGCTCCGCTGAAGACATGCGGTTTTCTGTGCTGACTTCGTATGCCAGCCGGCTCACAAACGACAACGAAGAAaccgacagcggcagcagcgatgacgatgacgagatgatggcgctgcgcaagaagccgctgccgtcgcaggGGCTGGTGAAGAGCGCAGCTGCCAGCGCACTCCAGAACGGCGgccacgacgacgaggacgacagcgacgaagaTGAGATGGAAATGCTCAGGAAAACGAAgtga